The Corallococcus soli DNA window GGGTGGCGGAGGGCTTGATGGCATGCAGCCGGCGGGCGAGTTTCATGCCGCCAGTGCCTAGCGCGGAAGTCCCGGGAGCGACAAGGCCCATGGGGCGGGCTGCGTTGCCCGGTGGCCGTTGGGCTCCCTGCCGAGGCCCCGGGCGGCGCGCCGCTCAGGCCTTGGGGCCGAACTTCTTCTTGAGCCCGGCGTACACGTTCGGGGGGACGAGCCCTTCCACGTTCCCCCCGAAGGAGGCGACCTCCCGGACGAGCTGCGAGGAGATGTAGAAGTAGTCCTCGCCCGTCATCATGAAGACGGTGTCGATGTCCGGGGCCAGCTTGCGGTTCATGTTGGCGAGCTGGAATTCGTATTCGAAGTCCGACACCGCCCGCAGCCCGCGGATGACGACGCCCACCTGGCGCTGGTGCACGTAGTCCACGAGCAGCCCGTGGAAGGCGTCCACCTCCACGCGGCTGTCCTTCACCGCGTCGCGGATGAGCTCGATGCGCTCCTCCTGGCTGAACAGGGGGGTCTTCTTCGGGTTCACCGCGATGGCGACGATGAGCCGGTCGAACATCTTCAGGCTGCGCTGGATGAGGCTCAGGTGCCCGTTGGTGAGCGGATCAAACGAACCAGGATAGATGGCAACCGGCATGGGTACCGGGAAGTCTCGGCGGGCCCAGGGGGCCGGTCAAGCGCCCGTCACGGGGCCCGGTAGAAGCTCACCAGGGTGTCCCCGAACCGGCGCTGGTCGTCCCGGGTGAAGCCGGCGTGGGCCTCCGGGGCCTCCTCCCGCTTGTCGTGCTCCACCACCACCGTGCCGCCGGGGGACACCACGGAGGACGCCGCCAGGGCCTCCAGGACCGTGGGGACGACGCGCGCCGCGTAGGGGGGATCCGCGAAGACGAGCTCGAAGCGCTCGCCCTTCTTGCCCAGCGTCTCAAGGGCCCGGGCCACCGGCTGCGCCAGGATGGACACCTGGGCGGCGAAGCCCAGCGCGTCGGTGTTCAGCTTGCACAGGCCCTGGGCCTCGCGGTCCTGGTCCACCAGCACCACCCGCCCGGCCCCGCGCGACAGGGCCTCCAGCCCCAGCGCCCCGGTGCCCGCGTAGAGGTCCAGCACCGCCTGCCCGTCCAGGAACTGGCCCAGCATGTTGAAGAGGGTTTCACGCACACGGTCCGCCGTGGGGCGGATGTGTGCGGACGACGGCTTGGGACCCTGCAGGGCCCGGCCCTTCGCGCTGCCTGCCACGATGCGCATGGGCGCCTTCTAGCCCAGGTCGCCGCCCGCCTTCGCGAGGAACGTCATCGCGTGCGTCGCCGAGCGCCGGGCCCCCAGCGCCGCCAGCACCTCCGTGGCCTCCGCGAAGGCCAGCGCCTCCAGCGTCTCCCGCGCGGTGGGCGTCAGGGGCGGCAGGCCCTCCTCCACCATGGACAGCAGCTCCCCGGCCGGCATGCCCGCCGCCTGGGCGCGGGCCCCCACCTGCGCCCGCGCCTCCGGCGGCCACGCGCGCAGCGCCAGCGGACCGAACGGGCCCCCGCAGTCCACCTTGCGCACGCCCGCGGCCACGTAGCTGGACAGCCCGCGCGGCGCGCCCGCCGACAGGTCCCCCACCGTCACCGCCACGCCCCGGGCGTGGGCCAGCTCCACCACCTGCCTCAGGAGCCCCACGTCCAGGTCGCCGTCGCCCAGCTGCGCCTCCGACACGCGCAAGAAGCGCAGCGGCACCTTCCACTGCGAGAGCCCCTCCAGCAGCGTGCCGCACGCGTCCAGCAGCCCGGCGCCCGCCGGGGCCTGGGGCGCGGACAGCTCCAGCGACAGCTCGCGCTCCATGAGCGGGCCCACCAGCGCGTTCACCGCCTCCACCGCTTCGTAGGTGGTGAGGCGCGACAGCTCCAGCGACACCAGCGCGAAGCCCGCGTCCACCACGCGGAAGAGCCCCTCCTGCATCGCGTCCAGGACGTCCGCGTCCGTGGACGTCACCCGCACGGGGCCGGCCTGGAGGAACAGGGGCCGGGTGTGCTCGGCCTCCACCGCGGCCGCGCGCACCGCCGTCACGAAGCGCTCCGGCGCCCCCCGGTCCGCCAGCGGGTGCGGACAGGCGAGCCCCAGCACCGCGTCCTCCGCCCGCGCCGCGCGCAGCAGGCCCGGCAGCATCCCCTTGGACGGCACCGGGAGGCAGGGCAGCGCGGCCGGCGTGGACTCCAGCGCCCGCAGCAGCTCACGGGGATCCAACACGGGCACCCGGGAGCCCGGGCCCATCCGCGCCACCACGTTGCCCGGCCGCAGCGACAACACCTTGTCCAGCACGCTCATAGGAGCCGCCGAGGATCCCCGCCCTGCCCTGCTTTCGCAAGGGTGCTCAGTGCACCTCGCCCAGATGGGCGTAGGCCTCGCTCTCGATCTGGATGGTGGTGTGGTCGATGCCGAAGCGGTCGAACAGGTCGTGCTTCACCGCGGACAGGATGTCGTCGTTGTTGCAGACCATCGGGTCCGCCACCACCAGGTGCGCCGACAGCGCGTACATCCCGCTGGAGATGGTCCACACGTGCAGGTCGTGCACCCCCTGCACCCCCTGCACCTTGCCCATGAGCTCGCGCACCTGCTCCAGGTCCACGTGCGCGGGCACCGCCTCCAGCAGCACGTCCACCGCGTCCTTCACCAGCCGGAGCGCGCCCACGACGATGATGATGGAGATGAGCACGGAGATGATGGGGTCGACGCCGTACCAGCCCGTCCACCACATGATGCCCGCGCCCACCAGCACGCCCACCGACGACAGCGTGTCGCCCAGGACGTGCAGGAACGCGCCGCGCACGTTCATGGAGTGCGTCTGGTGCAGGAAGCCCAGCGCCGCCAGGTTCGCCACCAGGCCCACGCCCGCGACGATGGCCATGGGCCCCAGCGCCACCGGGGCCGGCGTGCGCAGCCGCTCCCAGGCCTCCATCAGGATGAAGATGGTGATGACCAGCAGCAGCACCCCGTTGAGCAGCGCGCTCAATATCTCCATCCGGTAGTAGCCGTAGGTCTTCTTCAGGTCCGCGGGCCGCCCGGCGAACCACAGCGCCAGCAGGCTCAGCACCATCGCCGACACGTCCGTCAGCATGTGCCCGGCGTCGGAGAGCAGCGCGAGCGAGTTCGTCAGGAAGCCGCCCACCGCCTCCGCCACCATGATGGTCGCCGTCAGCGCCAGCGCGGCCAGCAGCCGGCGGCGGTCCTTGCGCCGCTCCTCCGCCAGCCCTCCCTTCCGGAGCCCGTGCGAATGGCCGTGACCATGCCCATGCCCGTGGTGGGAATGGTCGTGGTCGTGCGAGTGGTCGTGCCCAGGCCTGCTGTGTGTATGTGGGGGTGCGCTCACAGGAGCCCAGGGTACGCGATCAGCGCCGTCATCGGACAGGTGCCGCTGGATTGATTTCAGACAACCCCGTAGATCCACTGTCCGAATCGGCAACAGGGTGAGGCCCGCGGGGATGGACTTCGAGAAGCATCAGAATCTGCACACCATTGTCATGTTGAGGGATGTCATCCGCAAGTGGTGGCAGGTGGAGCTGTCGTTCGCGGATCGTAACGGCGTGGTGCACGACTGGCAGCGCGGGGATTTCATCCCGCCGCCGAACGACTTCTGCCGCCACTCGCTCGGTTCGAGGGAGGGGATGCGGCGGTGCGCCCAGTCCGTGCGGGTGCTGCACGAGAAGTTCAAGGCGGCGAAGAAGCAGCGCCACTCGCTGTCGCACGACTGCCACCTGCGCCTGTCCATCGTGGGCGCGCCGCTCTACATCCGCAACGAGTACGAGGGCTTCCTCTTCGTGGAGGGCTTCGCCCGGCAGCCGCTGACGCCCGGGGACGGGCAGGTGCTGCTGGACAAGATGCGCGACATCGCCCCGGCCGCGCTCGGGGAGCTTTCGGGCGCCTGGGAGCGCGTTCCCGTGCTGGATGGCTCGGAGCTGAGCAAGCTGTCGGACCTGCTGGAGTTCGCGGTGACGGAGATCGCGAACCAGGAGGTGGAGCTCACGCGCAAGGAGGAGACCATCCAGTCCATGGCCTCCGAGCTGTCCAACCGCTACCGCTTCGAGAAGATCATCGGCCGCTCCGGCGCGATGAACGAGGTGTTCCGCCTGATGGAGAAGGTGGCCAACTCCGACTCCACCGTCCTCATCAACGGCGAGTCCGGCACGGGCAAGGAGCTGGTGGCGCGCGCCATCCACCACAACGGCCCGCGCAAGGACAAGCCGTTCGTCGTACAGAACTGCTCCGCCTTCAACGACAACCTGCTGGAGAGCGCCCTCTTCGGCCACACGCGCGGCGCCTTCACCGGCGCGCTCAAGGACAAGAAGGGCCTCTTCGAGGTCGCGGACACGGGCACCTTCTTCCTGGACGAGGTGGGCGACATGTCCCCCGCCCTCCAGGTGAAGCTGCTGCGCGTGCTCCAGGAGGGCACCTTCCTGCCCGTGGGCGGCACGCATTCCCGCGAGGTGGACGTGCGCGTCATCGCCGCCACGCACAAGGACCTGGGCGAGCTCGTCAAGCGGGGCGAGTTCCGCGAGGACCTCTACTACCGCATCAACGTCATCCGCCTGCAGCTGCCGCCCCTGCGCGAGCGCAAGGACGACCTGCCCGTCCTCATCGACCACTTCCTGCGCAAGCACCACCGCGAGGGCCAGCGCGCGCGGGGGCTGGCCCCGGAGGCCCTGGGCATCCTGGGCGCGTACGCGTGGCCGGGGAACATCCGCGAGCTGGAGAATGAAATCGAGCGGCTGCTGGTGCTGGGCGGCGAGCTGGAGGTCATCCCCGCGGAGCTGCTCTCCAGCCGCATCCGCGACACCGTCGTCCCCGGCGGCGGGCCCTTCATCGCCCCGCGCGCGCACGGGAAGCTGCACGAGGCGGTGGAGTCCCTGGAGAAGGAGATGATCCACCAGGGGCTGGTGCGCACGCGCAACAACAAGAGCCGGCTGTCGCGCGAGCTGGGCATCAGCCGCTCCAACCTCATCCTGAAGATCACCCGCTACGGGCTGGACAAGGGCCTGCCCGAGGGACTCACCGACGCGCCCGAAGAGGAGGTGGAGGCGTGAGCACCGGCCACAAGCAGGCGACCTCCTTCCGCCAGGACTCCCTGCGGGTGCCCGACGGCGCGGACCTCTACTTCCAGGTCCGGGGCGACGGCGCCCCGGGCATGGTGCTGTGCGACGGCCTGGGCTGCGACGGCTTCGCGTGGAAGTACCTGCTGCCCTACCTGGCCCGGCGCCACCGGGTGCTCCGCTGGCACTACCGGGGCCACGGCAGGAGCAGCGTGCCGGAGGACCGCACCCGCATCGGCATGTCGTACACCTGCGACGACATGGCGCGGGTGATGGACGCCGCGGGCCTGGAAAAGGCCGTCCTCTTCGGCCACTCCATGGGCGTGCAGGTGGCGCTGGAGTTCCACCGCCGCTATGCCCGGCGCGTGCAGGGGCTGGTGCTGGTGTGCGGCAGCTACGGCATGCCGCTGGACACCTTCCACGACTCCACCCTGCTCAAGCGCCTCTTCCCCACCCTGCGCCGCGCGGTGGAGCGCTTCCCGCTGCACACCGCGCGCATCGTGCACGGGGCCCTCACCACGGAGCTGGTGGTGCAGCTGGCCATCCGCCTGGAGATGAACCCGGACCTCATCGCGCGCAACGACCTGGCCCCCTACTTCACCCACCTGGCCCGGATGGACCCCGTCGTCTTCGTGCGCACCCTGGACTCGCTGGCGAACCACACCGCGTGGGATCACCTGGAGCACGTGGACGTGCCCACCCTGGTCGTCGCCGGGGAGAAGGACCGCTTCACCCCCGGCTGGCTGTCCCGGAAGATGGCCGAGCGCATCCCCGGCTCCGAACTGCTGGCCATCTCCGAGGGCACCCACACCGCCCCGTTGGAGGTCCCAGGGCTGGTGGAGCTGCGCGTGGAGCGCTTCCTGCGCGAACGGCTGTGCGTGGAAACCGGGGAATCCGGGCCAGAGGTGGGATAGGGAACCGGCCGGGGTGGGCCCGTTTGTCTGGCCGCTGGACATCCACCTTCATTGCAGGCGGCACGCCCCCGGCATATAAGCCCCCGCCTTCCGGGTTCCGGTGGGATTGAGAAAGCCCGTTCTGGGCGTGTCTCTTCGCACCTCTTTTCTGTCAGTCGGTCCGCATGATCTCTCGCGAAAACATCCGCAACGTCGCCATTGTCGCCCACGTCGACCACGGGAAGACCACCCTCGTCGACCACCTGCTCCGGCAAGCAGGTACTTTCCGCTCCAACGAGCACGTCACGGATCGCGTGATGGACTCGAACGACCTCGAGCGGGAGAAGGGCATCACCATCCTCGCGAAGAACACTGCCGTCTCCTACAAGGGGATGCAGATCAACATCATCGACACCCCGGGCCACGCCGACTTCGGTGGTGAGGTGGAGCGCGGTCTGCGCCTGGTCGATGGCGTCATCCTGCTGGTGGACGCAGCCGAAGGTCCCCTGCCCCAGACGCGCTTCGTGCTCACCAAGGCGCTGGCCATGGGCCTGAAGACGGTGCTGGTCATCAACAAGATCGACCGGCAGGACGCCCGCGCCAAGGAAGTGCTGGACCTCGTCTACTCGCTCTACATCGACCTGGGCGCGGACGATAAGCAGCTGGAGATGCCGGTCCTCTACACGGTCGCCCGCCAGGGTCAGGCCTCCACGTCGCTGGACGTGCCGGGCAAGACGCTGGAGCCCCTGTACGACGCGATCATCAAGCACATCCCGCCCCCGCCCGCGCCGCCGGTGGACCAGACCACGCTCCAGCTGCTGGTGGCGAACCTGGACTACGACGACTACGTCGGCCGTCTGGCGGTGGGTCGCGTGCAGGCGGGCCGCATCACGGCCAACATGCCGGTCGGCGTCGTCCGCGAGGGCGGCAAGGTGCAGCCGGGCAAGATCGTGAAGCTGTACGGCTTCTCCGGCCTGAAGCGCGTGGAGATCGCCGACGCGGGCCCGGGCGAGATCGTGTCCATCGCGGGCATCGAGGAGATCTCCATCGGCGACACCATCGCCGACGCGGAGAAGCCGGTGGCCCTGCCGCGCATCACCGTGGACGAGCCCACGATGATGATGATCTTCAAGGTCAACGACGGGCCGCTCGCGGGCAAGGAAGGCAAGTTCGTCACCTCCCGCAACCTGCGTGAGCGCCTGTACCGCGAGGCCTACCGCAACGTGGCCGTGCGCGTGGAGGACACCGCGACGCCGGACGCGTTCCGCGTGGTGGGCCGTGGCGAACTCGCCCTGGCGGTCATCATCGAGAACATGCGCCGCGAAGGCTACGAGCTGACGGCCTCCAACCCGGAGCCCATCACCAAGACCGTGGACGGCGTGCTGCACGAGCCCATGGAGCTGGTCTTCTGCGACGTGCCGGAGACGAGCGTGGGCGTGGTGACGGAGCGCCTAGGGCCCCGCAAGGGCCGCATGACGGACATGCAGCAGCTGGGCTCGGGCCGCACCCGGCTCCAGTTCCGCATCCCCGCGCGCGGCCTCATCGGCTTCCGCTCGGAGTTCCTCACCATCACGCGCGGTGAGGGCATCATGAGCAGCCAGTTCGACGGCTTCGAGCCGTGGTTCGGCTACATCCCGAAGCGCGCCAACGGCGCCATCGTGTCCGACCGCCTGGGCGACACCGTGCCCTACGCCCTGTTCAGCATCCAGGAGCGTGGCCAGCTGTTCGTGAGCGAAGGCGTCACCGTGTACGAGGGGATGATCATCGGCGAGCACTCCCACCCGTCCGAGCTGAACGTCAACTGCTGCCGCGAGAAGAAGCTCACCAACATCCGCGCCGCCGGCCGCGACGAGAACGTCATCCTCGTCCCGCCGCGCGAGATGGGGCTGGAGAAGGCCCTGGAGTGGATCGCCGACGACGAGCTCGTCGAGGTGACGCCCAAGTCCGTGCGCATGCGCAAGAAGGCGCTGGCCAACGGCGACCGCTACCGCGCCGAGCGTGAGCGCAAGCGCGAAGAGCGCAACGACGCTTAAGCACCGCGTTCGTCGCGCCTGAAGTCCTCGGAGGCCGTCACCCACCCGGGTGGCGGCCTCTGCTTCGTTCAGGGCGCGTCCTGCTTGAACGACGCCCAGGACACCACCACGTCGCTGCCCCGCGCGTCGCGGCCGTGGAGGACGTCCAGCACCTGCTTGACGTCCGGCGTCGCTTCGTCCGGGCCCACCACCACCTCCGCCCGGAAGCCGCCGCGCCCCAGCAGCTCCTGCACGCCCAGGGCGCGGTCCCAGGGCATCCGGGTCGTCCGCCGCTGGTCGTCCCAGCCCACGAGGATGCGCTCCACCTCCGCCCAGGTGACGGCCTCCGCGCCCTCCGGGACGTGCACGGAGACCTCGCTGCGCCAGCCTCCGGTCTCCCGCTCCGGCTGCCAGCGGGACACCTTCAGCGCCACGCGGGGCGGCGCTTCCGGGCGCTCCAGCGGGCGGACGCTCACGAAGGCGGTGATGGCGCGCGGCGCGCCGGACTCCATCCTCGCGTGCACCCGCACCGTGAAGCGCCGGGGGATGGCGCCGTCCGCGGGCTCCGCCGCGTAGGTGTGTTCGAGGATGGGGCCCTCCGTCTCCTCCGTGGTGCCATCCCCCAGGTCCCAGGTGTACGCCCGGACGGGCCCGGCCTCCTCCAGGCCCTGGACCTCGAAGGTGAAGGTCGCCGGGCCGTCCTGTCGCGCCCCCAGGCGCAGCGGCGCCTCCGACCCCGCCGCGCAGTCCCGGACCTCCAGCAGCACGGTGCGCTCGGCCAGCACGCCGACGCGGCGGCCTCCCAGGTCGCGGCAGAGCTGGAAGCGCACCGGGTAGCGCCCCGGCACGGCGGGCGCGCGCCAGTCCAACCCCGAACCCGGCTGGAGCCCCGCGCGGCCCTCCGGCGTGGGCCACACCCAGCGCTCCACCAGGTCGGGCTCACGCGCGCCGCCCACCCTCGCGACGACGCCGACGGTGCCACCCGCGCAGGCCCAGGGGCGGTCGGTGTCCAGGTGCTCGATGAAGGCCGTGGAGGCCAGGGGCTCCCAGACCTCGCCCAGGGCGCTGGCGAGCCGGGCATCCTCCGGCGGCCCCCCGGCGTCGTCCGGGGGCGTCCTGGCCGCGGGGGCAGGGGCTTGCGGCCCGGGCACGGCCTGCGCCGGTGGGACGCGGGCGGCGGGCAGGCCCGGAGAGGCCGGTCCGGTTCCGGCCACCGGGATCGCCTCCAGCGCCGCGAGCAGCAGGCTCGCGGCGAAAGCGCCGCCAGCCGCGAGCACCATGCGGGTCCGCTGGCGCAGGCCCGACGACTTCGAGGAAGGAGGGGCCTCCATGGCGCGCTAGAAGCCGAAGCGGATCAACCGGGCGCGGTAGGGCGTGGCGTTGGGCCGGTACCACCGGTTGTCCCAGCCCTTGAACTCCACGTCGTCCAGCAGCCGCTCCGTCTGTCCCCGGAAGGTGACGGCGTTGATCAGCGGCGCGCCCGTGGAGCCCACGTTGCGCGACGCGAGCCGGTTGTCCGGATCCAACAGCTCCGAGGTCCCCTGCGAACAGCCGTCCACGTAGCAGCCGCCCCGGTCGCAGGTGGACACGGAGTTGTACGAGCCGTGCTTGTCCTGGGCGGCGTAGATGCGCGGCGCGCCCCGGGACTCCGCCACGTATTCGAGCTGCGCCCAGCCGTACCAGGCGGAGGACTCGCACACGGTCTCCAGGTGCGCGGAGAGGAAGGCCCAGTCCAGCAGCCAGCGGCCGTCGGAGTAGTGCACCTCCAGCACCTGGAACTCGGTGTCGCCGTCGTGCGCGTCCAGGAAGCCGCCCAGGACGCCGTGGTCCTCGTAGAAGGCGGCCAGGTAGAAGATGCGCAGCGTGCGCAGCGCGAAGGACTGCGACTTCACCGCGAAGTACGGCCGGCGCCCCGCGCCCCGCTCCCCCTGGGCAATCCAGAGCGCCGGCATGAAGGCGGACGCCACCTGGTATTCGCAGTCGTCGTTCAGCCCGTCGCCATCCGCGTCCGTCCCGGTGCCCCAGCAACTGTCTCCGTAGGGGATGGAGGCGAGGCCTTGCGCGAAGGCCGGCACGGACAGCAACGACACCGACAGCACCAGCGCGAGCGCGCCAGCACGGGAAGGGACGACACCAGCCATGGGGCACATCCGGGGCGGTCAGCGAGGGGACCGGTCCACGGTGCGCACCTTCGGGCAGGGACTGAAGCCGGCCTGGAGTCCGGGCCGGTGTCCGCCGTCAATCGCAGGGGGCCGCGGGCCCCTAGAACGTGTACTTCACCCGGGGGAACACCGCGAAGGTCATGATGTTGGGTCCGATGATGTAGCGCCCGAGCAGGTCCGCCCCCACGGTGAAGTGGTCCAGGGACGTCGCGTACTCCACGCCCACGCCCAGGCCCGCGTTGAGGGCGTTGATGGAGCGGCCCGGGTCACCCTTGTCCGGATCCACCGGCGTGGGATCCAACCGCGTGTAGCCCGCCGCCACCTTGGGCGTCAGGTAGAAGCGGTTGGCCAGCCTCACGTGGTAGGCGGCGGTGAGGTCGCCAAAGGCCACGGTGAAGTTGTCCGACAGCGCGCACACGTTGGACTGCGGCAGGTAGCCCGCGAAGCAGTTCTGCGCGGAGGCGCCCAGCGCGAAGTGCGCCCCCAGCGAAAGCCGCTCCGTCAGGTCATAGCCGATGCCCAATTGCAGGTACGACTGCGCGTTGGAGTAGTTGTTCTCACCGCCCACCGTGAAGAACACCCCGACGTCGGTCTCGGTGAAGAACCCCCGGCGCGGCTCGAACGGCACGCCCTCCGGCACGGTGGCACCCAGGGCCGGCGTCGCCAGCGCGAGCGCGGCGAACAGCAGCGACTTCCTCACGACTCCTCCCGTCACGGTTGTCCCCTCGCCCCACACGCACTCCTGGAGCGGCGCACGGACACTAGTGATGCCGCGCACGAAACGGCAGCGGGGAAAAATGAA harbors:
- the coaD gene encoding pantetheine-phosphate adenylyltransferase — its product is MPVAIYPGSFDPLTNGHLSLIQRSLKMFDRLIVAIAVNPKKTPLFSQEERIELIRDAVKDSRVEVDAFHGLLVDYVHQRQVGVVIRGLRAVSDFEYEFQLANMNRKLAPDIDTVFMMTGEDYFYISSQLVREVASFGGNVEGLVPPNVYAGLKKKFGPKA
- the rsmD gene encoding 16S rRNA (guanine(966)-N(2))-methyltransferase RsmD — translated: MRIVAGSAKGRALQGPKPSSAHIRPTADRVRETLFNMLGQFLDGQAVLDLYAGTGALGLEALSRGAGRVVLVDQDREAQGLCKLNTDALGFAAQVSILAQPVARALETLGKKGERFELVFADPPYAARVVPTVLEALAASSVVSPGGTVVVEHDKREEAPEAHAGFTRDDQRRFGDTLVSFYRAP
- a CDS encoding cation diffusion facilitator family transporter, which translates into the protein MSAPPHTHSRPGHDHSHDHDHSHHGHGHGHGHSHGLRKGGLAEERRKDRRRLLAALALTATIMVAEAVGGFLTNSLALLSDAGHMLTDVSAMVLSLLALWFAGRPADLKKTYGYYRMEILSALLNGVLLLVITIFILMEAWERLRTPAPVALGPMAIVAGVGLVANLAALGFLHQTHSMNVRGAFLHVLGDTLSSVGVLVGAGIMWWTGWYGVDPIISVLISIIIVVGALRLVKDAVDVLLEAVPAHVDLEQVRELMGKVQGVQGVHDLHVWTISSGMYALSAHLVVADPMVCNNDDILSAVKHDLFDRFGIDHTTIQIESEAYAHLGEVH
- a CDS encoding sigma 54-interacting transcriptional regulator, whose protein sequence is MDFEKHQNLHTIVMLRDVIRKWWQVELSFADRNGVVHDWQRGDFIPPPNDFCRHSLGSREGMRRCAQSVRVLHEKFKAAKKQRHSLSHDCHLRLSIVGAPLYIRNEYEGFLFVEGFARQPLTPGDGQVLLDKMRDIAPAALGELSGAWERVPVLDGSELSKLSDLLEFAVTEIANQEVELTRKEETIQSMASELSNRYRFEKIIGRSGAMNEVFRLMEKVANSDSTVLINGESGTGKELVARAIHHNGPRKDKPFVVQNCSAFNDNLLESALFGHTRGAFTGALKDKKGLFEVADTGTFFLDEVGDMSPALQVKLLRVLQEGTFLPVGGTHSREVDVRVIAATHKDLGELVKRGEFREDLYYRINVIRLQLPPLRERKDDLPVLIDHFLRKHHREGQRARGLAPEALGILGAYAWPGNIRELENEIERLLVLGGELEVIPAELLSSRIRDTVVPGGGPFIAPRAHGKLHEAVESLEKEMIHQGLVRTRNNKSRLSRELGISRSNLILKITRYGLDKGLPEGLTDAPEEEVEA
- a CDS encoding alpha/beta fold hydrolase gives rise to the protein MSTGHKQATSFRQDSLRVPDGADLYFQVRGDGAPGMVLCDGLGCDGFAWKYLLPYLARRHRVLRWHYRGHGRSSVPEDRTRIGMSYTCDDMARVMDAAGLEKAVLFGHSMGVQVALEFHRRYARRVQGLVLVCGSYGMPLDTFHDSTLLKRLFPTLRRAVERFPLHTARIVHGALTTELVVQLAIRLEMNPDLIARNDLAPYFTHLARMDPVVFVRTLDSLANHTAWDHLEHVDVPTLVVAGEKDRFTPGWLSRKMAERIPGSELLAISEGTHTAPLEVPGLVELRVERFLRERLCVETGESGPEVG
- the typA gene encoding translational GTPase TypA encodes the protein MISRENIRNVAIVAHVDHGKTTLVDHLLRQAGTFRSNEHVTDRVMDSNDLEREKGITILAKNTAVSYKGMQINIIDTPGHADFGGEVERGLRLVDGVILLVDAAEGPLPQTRFVLTKALAMGLKTVLVINKIDRQDARAKEVLDLVYSLYIDLGADDKQLEMPVLYTVARQGQASTSLDVPGKTLEPLYDAIIKHIPPPPAPPVDQTTLQLLVANLDYDDYVGRLAVGRVQAGRITANMPVGVVREGGKVQPGKIVKLYGFSGLKRVEIADAGPGEIVSIAGIEEISIGDTIADAEKPVALPRITVDEPTMMMIFKVNDGPLAGKEGKFVTSRNLRERLYREAYRNVAVRVEDTATPDAFRVVGRGELALAVIIENMRREGYELTASNPEPITKTVDGVLHEPMELVFCDVPETSVGVVTERLGPRKGRMTDMQQLGSGRTRLQFRIPARGLIGFRSEFLTITRGEGIMSSQFDGFEPWFGYIPKRANGAIVSDRLGDTVPYALFSIQERGQLFVSEGVTVYEGMIIGEHSHPSELNVNCCREKKLTNIRAAGRDENVILVPPREMGLEKALEWIADDELVEVTPKSVRMRKKALANGDRYRAERERKREERNDA
- a CDS encoding PKD domain-containing protein: MEAPPSSKSSGLRQRTRMVLAAGGAFAASLLLAALEAIPVAGTGPASPGLPAARVPPAQAVPGPQAPAPAARTPPDDAGGPPEDARLASALGEVWEPLASTAFIEHLDTDRPWACAGGTVGVVARVGGAREPDLVERWVWPTPEGRAGLQPGSGLDWRAPAVPGRYPVRFQLCRDLGGRRVGVLAERTVLLEVRDCAAGSEAPLRLGARQDGPATFTFEVQGLEEAGPVRAYTWDLGDGTTEETEGPILEHTYAAEPADGAIPRRFTVRVHARMESGAPRAITAFVSVRPLERPEAPPRVALKVSRWQPERETGGWRSEVSVHVPEGAEAVTWAEVERILVGWDDQRRTTRMPWDRALGVQELLGRGGFRAEVVVGPDEATPDVKQVLDVLHGRDARGSDVVVSWASFKQDAP
- the cglE gene encoding adventurous gliding motility protein CglE codes for the protein MRKSLLFAALALATPALGATVPEGVPFEPRRGFFTETDVGVFFTVGGENNYSNAQSYLQLGIGYDLTERLSLGAHFALGASAQNCFAGYLPQSNVCALSDNFTVAFGDLTAAYHVRLANRFYLTPKVAAGYTRLDPTPVDPDKGDPGRSINALNAGLGVGVEYATSLDHFTVGADLLGRYIIGPNIMTFAVFPRVKYTF